The Pseudomonas allokribbensis genome has a window encoding:
- a CDS encoding AsmA family protein, giving the protein MKAFGKILGLVLLGLLLIIVAAGFALTHLFDPNDYKDEIRQIARDKAHIELTLNGDIGWSLFPWLGLELHEASVATLIKPAEPFADLQMLGLSVRVLPLLRREVQMSDVRVEGLNLRLNRDKNGHGNWEDIGKLPAAAPAPGSTPPVAAGEPVAETPAQPEKPPQPIRLDIDSLTVNNARVEYNDEQTGKQFSAESIQLSTGAVHDSTNIPLKATAFLSTNQPVLRVRTELNGELRIERALQRYKFEDLKLSGELTGDPLQGKAMTFSAQGQMLLDKAANVAEWTGIKISANQLRALGELKANDLDKTPQITGGISIAQFDLAKFVDSIGQTLPAMAEGSLSKVELVSRVSATPTSVALDNINLKLDDSSFSGRIAVEDFAKQSLRAILKADTFNVDRYLPPKSEKATSATQARQTEVASTEADAMAGAGSTPLPDKPSKSAWSTERLFPVERLSKLDVNADLTFGQLTLDKLPIQNAALKATGQGGLLTLENLRGELYNGDFEAKGTLDVRQTAPVQNLQTRINRVPVEKILESQGKNPPVKGLVNLTSTVTGSGNSQQALIDTLNGNASFVINNGVLLNANLEQQLCKGIATLNRKSLSGEPRGKDTPFQELKGNLTFRNGVASNPDLKVRIPGMTVNGDGDIDLKVLGMDYRVGIIVEGDTSAMPDPACQVGDKFVGIEWPLRCRGPLELGAKACRVDNERLGQVATKMAGDKLSEKIEEKLGDKVSPELKNALKGLFKR; this is encoded by the coding sequence ATGAAAGCGTTCGGCAAAATCCTGGGTCTGGTACTTCTCGGGCTGTTGCTGATCATTGTGGCGGCGGGCTTCGCCCTGACCCACCTCTTCGATCCCAACGACTACAAAGACGAGATCCGCCAGATAGCCCGCGACAAGGCCCACATCGAACTGACGCTCAATGGCGATATCGGCTGGAGCCTGTTCCCGTGGCTCGGCCTGGAATTGCACGAGGCCAGCGTCGCCACCCTGATCAAGCCTGCCGAACCGTTTGCCGATCTGCAGATGCTCGGCTTGTCCGTGCGCGTGCTGCCGCTGTTGCGCCGCGAAGTGCAGATGAGCGATGTGCGTGTCGAAGGCCTGAACCTGCGCCTGAACCGTGACAAGAACGGTCACGGCAACTGGGAAGACATCGGCAAGCTGCCTGCCGCAGCGCCTGCGCCGGGCAGCACCCCGCCAGTTGCCGCTGGCGAGCCGGTTGCCGAAACGCCTGCCCAGCCGGAGAAACCGCCGCAGCCGATCCGCCTCGACATCGACAGCCTGACCGTCAACAACGCCCGTGTTGAATACAACGACGAGCAGACCGGCAAGCAGTTCAGTGCCGAAAGCATCCAGCTGAGCACCGGCGCTGTACACGATTCAACCAACATTCCGCTGAAAGCCACGGCGTTCCTCAGCACCAATCAGCCCGTGTTGCGAGTACGCACCGAGCTCAATGGCGAGTTGCGCATCGAGCGCGCCCTGCAACGCTACAAGTTCGAAGACTTGAAGCTGTCCGGCGAACTGACCGGCGATCCACTGCAAGGCAAGGCCATGACGTTCTCCGCCCAGGGGCAGATGCTGCTGGACAAGGCTGCGAACGTCGCCGAATGGACCGGGATCAAGATCTCCGCCAACCAGTTGCGCGCCTTGGGTGAGCTGAAGGCCAACGATCTCGACAAGACCCCGCAGATCACCGGCGGGATTTCCATCGCCCAGTTCGATCTGGCGAAATTTGTCGACAGCATCGGCCAGACCCTGCCGGCCATGGCCGAAGGCAGCCTGAGCAAGGTCGAGCTGGTCAGCCGCGTGTCTGCCACGCCCACCAGCGTGGCGCTGGACAACATCAATCTGAAACTCGACGACAGCAGCTTCAGCGGTCGCATCGCCGTCGAAGACTTCGCCAAACAATCGCTGCGGGCGATCCTCAAGGCCGACACTTTCAACGTCGACCGCTACCTGCCGCCAAAATCGGAAAAAGCCACCAGCGCCACCCAGGCACGTCAGACCGAAGTCGCCAGCACCGAAGCCGATGCCATGGCCGGCGCCGGCAGCACCCCGCTGCCGGACAAACCGAGCAAAAGTGCCTGGAGCACCGAGCGACTGTTTCCGGTGGAGCGCCTGAGCAAACTGGACGTGAACGCCGACCTGACCTTCGGCCAGTTGACCCTCGACAAGTTGCCGATCCAGAACGCCGCACTGAAAGCCACCGGCCAAGGCGGCCTGTTGACCCTGGAGAACCTGCGCGGCGAGCTGTACAACGGCGACTTCGAAGCCAAGGGCACGCTGGATGTACGCCAGACCGCGCCAGTGCAGAATCTGCAAACCCGGATCAACCGTGTACCGGTGGAAAAAATCCTCGAAAGCCAGGGCAAGAATCCACCGGTCAAAGGTCTGGTGAACCTCACCAGCACCGTCACCGGTAGCGGCAACAGCCAACAGGCGCTGATCGACACCCTCAACGGCAATGCCAGTTTCGTGATCAACAACGGCGTGCTGCTCAATGCCAACCTTGAACAGCAACTGTGCAAAGGCATCGCCACGCTCAACCGCAAATCCCTGAGCGGCGAGCCACGCGGCAAGGACACGCCGTTTCAGGAGCTCAAGGGCAACCTGACGTTCCGCAACGGCGTCGCCAGCAACCCGGACCTGAAAGTGCGGATCCCGGGCATGACCGTCAACGGTGACGGCGACATCGACCTGAAAGTGCTGGGCATGGACTATCGCGTCGGCATCATCGTCGAAGGCGACACCAGCGCCATGCCGGACCCGGCCTGTCAGGTCGGCGACAAATTCGTCGGCATCGAGTGGCCGCTGCGCTGCCGTGGCCCGCTGGAGCTCGGTGCCAAGGCTTGCCGTGTGGATAACGAGCGGCTCGGCCAGGTCGCGACCAAAATGGCCGGCGACAAACTCAGCGAAAAAATCGAAGAGAAACTGGGCGA
- a CDS encoding OFA family MFS transporter has protein sequence MSTSITADGLSAAQPAFLSKERIIAKPGFNRWLVPPAALAIHLCIGMAYGFSVFWLPLSKALGITAPVACAPDMSFIAQVFSSQCDWPISMLGWIYTLFFIFLGCSAAIWGGWLEHAGPRKAGVVSALCWCGGLLISALGIYTHQIWLMWIGSGVIGGIGLGLGYISPVSTLIKWFPDKRGMATGMAIMGFGGGAMVGAPLATALMSHFASPAGVGVWQSFVAMAAIYFVFMIGGALSYRVPPTGWKPEGWTAPAKKASNAMITHRHVHVNVAWKTPQFRLVWLVLCLNVSAGIGILGMASPLLQEVFGGKLLGNDLPFGQLDAGQLASIAAIAAGFTGLLSLFNIGGRFFWASFSDYLGRKNTYFVFFALGFALYALIPNLGHLGNVALFVAAFCIILSMYGGGFATVPAYLADLFGTQMVGAIHGRLLTAWAAAGVLGPVLVNYLREYQLSIGVERAAAYDITLYILAGLLVLGFLCNLLVRPVADKYFMTDAELAAEQALGHDKGADSSTVLEWKAAPGSKPLAVAAWLAVGIPLAWGVWVTLQKTAVLFH, from the coding sequence ATGAGCACGAGCATTACGGCGGACGGCCTCAGCGCCGCCCAGCCTGCGTTCCTGTCCAAGGAACGCATCATCGCCAAGCCCGGTTTCAACCGCTGGCTGGTGCCACCGGCCGCTCTGGCCATCCACTTGTGCATCGGCATGGCCTACGGTTTTTCCGTGTTCTGGTTGCCGCTGTCCAAGGCGCTGGGCATCACCGCTCCGGTGGCTTGCGCGCCGGACATGAGCTTCATCGCACAAGTCTTCTCGTCGCAATGCGACTGGCCGATCTCCATGCTCGGCTGGATCTACACCCTGTTCTTCATCTTCCTCGGCTGCTCGGCAGCGATCTGGGGTGGCTGGCTCGAACACGCCGGCCCGCGCAAGGCCGGTGTCGTCTCGGCACTGTGCTGGTGTGGCGGTCTGCTGATCTCGGCGTTGGGTATTTATACCCACCAGATCTGGCTGATGTGGATCGGCTCCGGCGTGATCGGCGGTATCGGTCTGGGCCTGGGCTACATCTCGCCGGTCTCGACCCTGATCAAATGGTTCCCGGACAAGCGCGGCATGGCCACCGGCATGGCGATCATGGGCTTCGGTGGTGGCGCGATGGTCGGTGCGCCACTGGCGACCGCTCTGATGAGCCATTTCGCTTCGCCGGCTGGCGTGGGCGTGTGGCAGAGCTTTGTGGCCATGGCCGCGATCTACTTCGTGTTCATGATCGGTGGTGCGCTGTCGTACCGCGTCCCGCCGACCGGCTGGAAGCCTGAAGGCTGGACAGCGCCAGCGAAGAAAGCGTCGAATGCGATGATCACCCACCGTCACGTACACGTGAATGTGGCGTGGAAAACCCCGCAATTCCGTCTGGTGTGGCTGGTGCTGTGCCTGAACGTGTCCGCCGGTATCGGCATCCTCGGCATGGCTTCGCCACTGTTGCAGGAAGTGTTCGGCGGCAAGCTGCTGGGCAATGATCTGCCGTTCGGTCAACTGGATGCCGGGCAACTGGCGTCGATCGCAGCGATTGCGGCCGGTTTCACTGGTCTGCTGAGCCTGTTCAACATCGGCGGCCGGTTCTTCTGGGCGTCGTTCTCGGACTACCTGGGTCGCAAGAACACCTACTTCGTGTTCTTCGCGCTGGGCTTTGCGCTGTACGCGCTGATTCCGAACCTCGGCCATCTGGGCAACGTTGCGCTGTTCGTGGCGGCGTTCTGCATCATCCTGTCGATGTACGGCGGTGGCTTCGCAACCGTTCCGGCGTATCTGGCCGACCTGTTCGGCACGCAGATGGTCGGCGCGATCCACGGTCGTCTGCTGACGGCATGGGCTGCTGCTGGCGTGCTGGGTCCGGTGCTGGTGAACTACCTGCGTGAGTATCAACTGAGCATCGGCGTTGAACGCGCGGCGGCTTACGACATCACCCTGTACATCCTCGCCGGCCTGCTGGTGCTGGGTTTCCTGTGCAACCTGCTGGTACGTCCGGTGGCAGACAAGTACTTCATGACCGACGCCGAACTGGCTGCCGAGCAGGCGCTGGGCCACGACAAGGGTGCTGACAGCAGCACCGTGCTTGAGTGGAAAGCCGCGCCGGGCAGCAAGCCGTTGGCGGTTGCTGCGTGGCTGGCGGTCGGGATTCCGTTGGCGTGGGGTGTGTGGGTGACCCTGCAGAAGACTGCGGTGCTGTTCCACTAA
- the hisB gene encoding imidazoleglycerol-phosphate dehydratase HisB produces the protein MAERKASVERDTLETQIKASINLDGTGKARFDIGVPFLEHMLDQIARHGLIDLDIQCKGDLHIDDHHTVEDVGITLGQAFAQAIGDKKGIRRYGHAYVPLDEALSRVVIDFSGRPGLQMHVPYTRATVGGFDVDLFQEFFQGFVNHALVSLHIDNLRGTNTHHQIETVFKAFGRALRMAVELDDRMAGQMPSTKGVL, from the coding sequence ATGGCCGAACGTAAGGCGTCTGTCGAGCGCGACACTCTGGAAACCCAGATCAAAGCCTCGATCAACCTTGATGGCACCGGAAAGGCCCGATTCGATATCGGTGTTCCTTTTCTTGAGCACATGCTGGATCAGATCGCCCGTCATGGGTTGATCGACCTGGATATCCAATGCAAGGGCGATCTGCATATCGACGACCACCATACCGTGGAAGACGTCGGTATCACTCTCGGCCAGGCCTTCGCACAAGCCATCGGCGACAAGAAAGGCATCCGTCGCTACGGCCATGCCTACGTGCCGCTCGATGAAGCGCTGTCGCGCGTAGTGATCGACTTCTCCGGCCGTCCGGGCCTGCAGATGCACGTGCCGTACACCCGCGCCACCGTCGGCGGCTTCGACGTCGACCTGTTCCAGGAATTCTTCCAGGGCTTCGTCAACCACGCGCTGGTCAGCCTGCACATCGACAACCTGCGTGGCACCAACACTCACCACCAGATCGAAACCGTGTTCAAGGCTTTCGGCCGCGCGCTGCGCATGGCCGTCGAACTGGACGACCGCATGGCCGGCCAGATGCCTTCGACCAAGGGCGTGCTGTAA
- the hisH gene encoding imidazole glycerol phosphate synthase subunit HisH, protein MQTVAVIDYGMGNLHSVAKALEHVGAGKVLITSDADVIREADRVVFPGVGAIRDCMAEIRRLGFDSLVREVSQDRPFLGICVGMQALLDTSEENDGVDCIGLFPGAVKFFGKDLHEDGEHLKVPHMGWNEVKQSVDHPLWHNIPDLARFYFVHSYYIAAGNPRQVVGSGHYGVDFAAALAEGSRFAVQFHPEKSHTHGLQLLQNFAAWDGRW, encoded by the coding sequence ATGCAGACGGTTGCGGTAATCGACTACGGCATGGGCAACCTGCACTCGGTGGCCAAGGCCCTCGAGCACGTTGGCGCCGGCAAAGTGCTGATCACCAGCGATGCGGACGTGATCCGCGAAGCCGACCGCGTGGTGTTCCCCGGCGTCGGCGCGATTCGCGATTGCATGGCGGAGATCCGTCGCCTCGGTTTCGATTCGCTGGTACGTGAAGTCAGCCAGGATCGCCCGTTCCTCGGCATCTGCGTCGGCATGCAAGCCTTGCTCGACACCAGCGAAGAGAACGACGGCGTCGACTGCATCGGCCTGTTCCCGGGCGCGGTGAAGTTCTTCGGCAAAGACCTGCATGAAGACGGCGAGCACCTGAAAGTCCCGCACATGGGCTGGAACGAAGTGAAGCAGTCGGTGGATCACCCGCTGTGGCACAACATTCCGGACCTGGCGCGTTTCTACTTCGTGCACAGCTACTACATCGCCGCCGGTAACCCGCGGCAGGTGGTCGGCAGCGGTCATTACGGTGTCGATTTCGCCGCGGCGCTGGCCGAAGGTTCGCGTTTCGCCGTGCAGTTCCACCCGGAGAAGAGCCATACCCATGGCCTGCAATTGCTGCAGAACTTCGCTGCGTGGGATGGTCGCTGGTAA
- a CDS encoding DUF2164 domain-containing protein, which yields MAVKKSKPPILTLTPEQESDANRKIQRFMEDRFELDLGSFEAAEILELFTREIAPHYYNRAIFDVQTHLKERFESIESDLWALEKN from the coding sequence ATGGCCGTCAAGAAATCCAAGCCGCCGATCCTGACCCTCACGCCCGAGCAGGAAAGCGACGCCAATCGCAAGATCCAGCGGTTCATGGAGGATCGTTTCGAACTGGACCTGGGTTCGTTCGAGGCGGCGGAAATTCTTGAGCTGTTTACCCGCGAAATTGCTCCGCACTATTACAACAGGGCGATTTTCGATGTGCAGACCCACCTCAAGGAGCGGTTTGAAAGCATCGAAAGCGACCTGTGGGCGCTCGAGAAAAACTGA
- the hisA gene encoding 1-(5-phosphoribosyl)-5-[(5-phosphoribosylamino)methylideneamino]imidazole-4-carboxamide isomerase, with translation MLIIPAIDLKDGACVRLRQGRMEDSTVFSDDPVSMAAKWVEGGCRRLHLVDLNGAFEGQPVNGEVVTAIAKRYPTLPIQIGGGIRSLETIEHYVKAGVSYVIIGTKAVKDPVFVAEACRAFPGKIIVGLDAKDGFVATDGWAEISTVQVIDLAKQFEADGVSSIVYTDIAKDGMMQGCNVPFTAALAAATKIPVIASGGIHNLGDIKSLLDAKAPGIIGAITGRAIYEGTLDVAEAQAFCDSYQG, from the coding sequence ATGCTGATTATTCCCGCTATCGATCTCAAAGACGGTGCCTGCGTACGTCTGCGCCAGGGCCGCATGGAAGATTCCACAGTGTTCTCCGATGACCCGGTGAGCATGGCTGCCAAGTGGGTGGAGGGCGGTTGCCGTCGTCTGCATCTGGTCGACCTGAACGGCGCTTTCGAAGGCCAACCGGTCAACGGCGAAGTGGTGACCGCGATCGCCAAGCGCTACCCGACTTTGCCGATCCAGATCGGCGGCGGCATTCGTTCGCTGGAAACCATCGAGCACTACGTCAAGGCTGGCGTGAGCTACGTGATCATCGGCACCAAAGCGGTGAAGGATCCGGTGTTCGTCGCGGAAGCCTGCCGTGCGTTCCCGGGCAAGATCATCGTCGGTCTGGATGCCAAAGACGGTTTTGTCGCCACCGATGGCTGGGCTGAAATCAGCACCGTGCAGGTCATCGACCTGGCCAAACAGTTTGAAGCCGACGGCGTGTCCTCGATCGTTTATACCGACATCGCCAAAGACGGCATGATGCAGGGCTGCAACGTACCGTTCACCGCTGCGCTGGCTGCTGCCACCAAGATCCCGGTGATCGCGTCCGGCGGCATTCACAACCTGGGTGACATCAAGTCGCTGCTCGACGCCAAGGCGCCAGGCATCATCGGCGCCATCACCGGCCGGGCGATCTACGAAGGCACTCTCGACGTCGCCGAAGCGCAAGCTTTCTGCGACTCGTACCAAGGCTGA
- the hisF gene encoding imidazole glycerol phosphate synthase subunit HisF: MALAKRIIPCLDVDNGRVVKGVKFENIRDAGDPVEIARRYDEQGADEITFLDITASVDGRDTTLHTVERMASQVFIPLTVGGGVRTVQDIRNLLNAGADKVSINTAAVFNPEFVGEAAQHFGSQCIVVAIDAKKVSGPGETPRWEIFTHGGRKPTGLDAVEWAKKMEGLGAGEILLTSMDQDGMKNGFDLGVTRAISDALGIPVIASGGVGNLQHLADGILEGHASAVLAASIFHFGEYTVQEAKAYMAKRGIVMR, encoded by the coding sequence ATGGCGCTGGCCAAACGCATCATCCCTTGCCTGGACGTGGACAACGGCCGGGTCGTCAAAGGTGTGAAGTTCGAGAACATCCGTGACGCCGGCGATCCGGTGGAAATCGCCCGTCGCTACGACGAGCAGGGTGCCGACGAGATTACCTTTCTCGACATCACCGCCAGTGTCGATGGTCGCGACACCACGCTGCATACCGTCGAGCGCATGGCCAGCCAGGTGTTCATTCCGCTGACCGTCGGCGGCGGCGTGCGGACCGTGCAGGACATTCGCAATCTGCTCAATGCCGGTGCGGACAAGGTGTCGATCAACACCGCTGCCGTGTTCAACCCGGAATTCGTCGGCGAAGCGGCGCAGCATTTCGGCTCGCAATGCATCGTCGTCGCCATCGACGCGAAGAAGGTTTCGGGCCCGGGCGAAACCCCGCGCTGGGAAATCTTCACCCACGGCGGTCGCAAGCCGACCGGCCTCGACGCGGTCGAGTGGGCGAAGAAAATGGAAGGCCTGGGTGCCGGTGAAATCCTCCTGACCAGCATGGATCAGGACGGCATGAAAAACGGTTTCGACCTGGGTGTGACCCGCGCCATCAGCGATGCGCTGGGGATCCCGGTGATCGCTTCCGGTGGCGTCGGCAACCTGCAGCATCTGGCCGATGGCATCCTCGAAGGCCACGCCAGCGCCGTACTGGCGGCGAGTATTTTCCACTTCGGCGAATACACCGTTCAGGAAGCCAAGGCCTACATGGCTAAACGTGGAATCGTAATGCGTTAA
- a CDS encoding substrate-binding periplasmic protein encodes MIKRLLLALASASVLLINTGHAEESPDTDLVLLTENFPPYNMAKNGKNFAQDENINGIATDIVREMFKRAGITYSLTLRFPWERVYKLALENPGYGAFVMARLPDRETLFKWVGPIGPDDWVMLAKADSKITLETLNDARKYKIGAYKGDAIAETLAKQGLKPVVVLRDQDNAKKLVSGQIDLWATGDPAGRYLARQDGVTGLKTVLRFNSAELYLALNKDVPDEAVAKLQAALDQMRKDGVVDEIMGRYL; translated from the coding sequence ATGATCAAACGCCTGCTTCTCGCTCTCGCCAGTGCCTCCGTGTTGTTGATCAACACTGGCCACGCCGAAGAAAGTCCCGACACCGATCTGGTGCTCCTCACCGAAAACTTCCCGCCGTACAACATGGCGAAGAACGGCAAGAATTTCGCTCAAGACGAAAACATCAACGGCATCGCCACAGACATTGTGCGCGAGATGTTCAAGCGTGCCGGTATCACTTACAGCCTGACCCTGCGCTTCCCCTGGGAACGGGTCTACAAGCTGGCGCTGGAGAACCCCGGTTACGGTGCGTTCGTCATGGCACGCCTGCCGGATCGCGAGACGCTGTTCAAGTGGGTCGGCCCCATCGGCCCGGATGACTGGGTCATGCTGGCCAAAGCCGACAGCAAGATCACCCTCGAAACCCTGAACGATGCGCGCAAGTACAAGATCGGCGCTTACAAAGGCGATGCGATTGCCGAGACCCTGGCCAAGCAGGGCCTGAAACCGGTGGTGGTGTTGCGCGATCAGGACAACGCCAAAAAGCTCGTCAGCGGTCAGATCGACCTGTGGGCCACCGGCGATCCTGCCGGGCGGTATCTGGCGCGACAGGATGGCGTGACCGGGTTGAAAACCGTGCTTCGTTTCAACAGCGCCGAACTGTATCTGGCGCTGAACAAGGACGTGCCGGATGAGGCTGTTGCCAAACTTCAGGCAGCACTTGATCAGATGCGCAAGGACGGCGTGGTCGACGAGATCATGGGGCGGTATCTGTAG
- a CDS encoding Vps62-related protein, translating into MTTNDNTSLPTRAMEPIKLDNLLINFTSEFHRIWNTQGSRAKSATFWRPAPAPDLLPGYFPLGDIVIPNNTSINGEIVAAVVCEGAFQDDGNSRGKALSRPTDFELVWKESGAGAATRTSIWRPIAPQGYVALGMTCSSDHGKPSINAIRCVRADLVVSADLGDLVWDDKGSGATLNFSAWSIDPPTAAAGEICFAPGTFIGVPTHNKPAINPSAYALRIHIPVQVSEPAEAPVLSTHMNPESGAAKVTQIARLPWFTVRDYAQPNDGFHSSRYYDLKRTDQYVLVGYGRNTTEQTQSIKWKAPRAQNAAVMRLFNRHTAIEFTKAWPAAMLSDIRATKFSACLPRSFTHTETSSNEWSESDSRVVIAMAAKHKSVAVYQMESHYELVREDGTEVTVPLGYTDDISFVMSEYPPEAVETATLITVMAGSPSTETIKGGVSVVQQSSSESSAATDTAP; encoded by the coding sequence ATGACTACCAACGACAATACTTCATTGCCCACCAGAGCAATGGAACCCATCAAGCTCGATAACCTACTGATCAATTTCACGAGCGAGTTTCACCGAATCTGGAATACCCAAGGCTCGCGGGCAAAATCCGCTACCTTCTGGCGCCCCGCGCCTGCTCCTGATCTCTTGCCGGGATACTTTCCGTTGGGAGACATCGTCATACCCAACAACACCTCCATCAACGGCGAAATTGTCGCCGCAGTGGTCTGCGAGGGAGCGTTCCAAGACGACGGTAACAGCAGAGGAAAAGCACTCAGCCGCCCCACCGACTTCGAACTTGTCTGGAAAGAATCCGGGGCGGGAGCCGCCACCCGTACTTCGATCTGGCGCCCGATTGCGCCGCAGGGCTACGTCGCGCTGGGTATGACCTGCTCCAGCGATCACGGCAAACCCTCAATCAACGCAATCCGTTGCGTCAGGGCCGATCTGGTCGTTTCTGCCGACCTCGGCGATCTGGTCTGGGATGACAAAGGCAGTGGTGCAACGCTGAACTTCAGCGCTTGGAGCATTGATCCTCCGACCGCCGCAGCGGGCGAAATCTGCTTTGCGCCCGGCACCTTCATCGGTGTCCCGACCCACAACAAACCGGCAATCAACCCTTCCGCGTATGCGTTGCGGATACATATTCCGGTTCAAGTCAGCGAACCTGCAGAAGCTCCGGTACTTTCTACACACATGAATCCTGAAAGCGGGGCGGCGAAGGTCACACAGATTGCCCGCCTTCCGTGGTTCACAGTCAGGGATTACGCTCAACCCAATGATGGATTTCACAGTTCGCGTTACTACGATCTGAAAAGAACCGACCAATATGTGCTGGTCGGGTATGGCCGAAATACCACGGAACAGACTCAGTCGATCAAATGGAAAGCGCCAAGGGCGCAAAATGCAGCAGTCATGCGGTTATTCAATCGCCATACCGCCATCGAATTCACCAAGGCCTGGCCGGCGGCGATGCTCAGTGATATCCGTGCGACAAAGTTCTCGGCGTGCCTGCCGAGGAGTTTCACTCACACCGAAACATCCTCGAACGAGTGGAGCGAATCGGACTCTCGGGTCGTCATCGCCATGGCGGCGAAACACAAATCGGTCGCGGTGTATCAGATGGAAAGTCACTACGAGCTGGTACGGGAGGATGGCACTGAAGTCACCGTCCCGCTTGGTTACACCGATGACATCAGTTTTGTCATGAGTGAATACCCGCCAGAAGCAGTCGAGACAGCAACACTGATAACTGTAATGGCGGGAAGCCCATCGACGGAAACCATCAAAGGCGGCGTCAGCGTTGTTCAGCAGTCGTCATCGGAATCGTCAGCAGCTACAGATACCGCCCCATGA
- a CDS encoding divergent polysaccharide deacetylase family protein has product MSLRFVFVLLCCLAGAAHAEPARPTPQKAYLTLIIDDLGQNLPRDRRVLALPGPVTTAIMPDTPHATEFAREAHRAGKIVILHMPMDPATGPFAWHPELPIEELEKRLNAAFKMVPHTAGINNHMGSRMTAQPVAMAWLMGELQRRHKFFVDSRTSAQTVAAQQAQKIDLASVSRDVFLDDERTEAAIFTQLQTAISLARKQGSAVMIGHPYPQTLAVLERELPKLKAQGIEWIDIKQMISVRSNRATAAHGKDGTYR; this is encoded by the coding sequence ATGTCTTTGCGTTTTGTCTTTGTCCTGCTGTGCTGTCTGGCAGGTGCTGCTCACGCAGAGCCTGCCAGACCGACACCACAAAAAGCCTACCTGACACTGATCATCGACGACCTGGGGCAGAACCTGCCCCGGGATCGCCGCGTGCTGGCCCTCCCCGGGCCCGTCACCACGGCAATCATGCCCGACACCCCGCACGCCACCGAATTTGCCCGCGAAGCCCATCGCGCCGGCAAGATCGTGATCCTGCACATGCCGATGGACCCGGCCACCGGCCCGTTTGCCTGGCATCCTGAACTGCCCATCGAAGAGCTTGAGAAACGGCTGAACGCCGCGTTCAAAATGGTCCCCCACACCGCCGGCATCAACAACCACATGGGCAGTCGCATGACGGCGCAGCCGGTGGCGATGGCGTGGTTGATGGGGGAGCTGCAACGCCGTCACAAGTTCTTCGTCGACAGCCGCACCAGCGCGCAAACGGTCGCTGCTCAACAGGCACAGAAGATCGATCTGGCGAGCGTCTCGCGGGATGTGTTTCTCGATGACGAGCGCACTGAAGCGGCGATTTTCACCCAGTTGCAGACGGCGATCAGCCTGGCTCGCAAGCAGGGTTCGGCGGTGATGATCGGCCATCCTTATCCACAGACGCTGGCTGTGCTGGAACGGGAACTGCCGAAGCTGAAAGCCCAAGGCATCGAGTGGATCGACATCAAGCAGATGATCAGCGTGCGCAGCAATCGCGCCACGGCCGCTCATGGCAAAGACGGGACTTACCGGTAG